In Amycolatopsis coloradensis, one genomic interval encodes:
- a CDS encoding ABC transporter permease has protein sequence MNTLVNVARYHLVDRLQFLVLPVGVTFFAFLVNLTIFAVIPETPEENYSGGLFTLYVFMFVCGALSMTKSLPFGLALGVSRRSYYLGTILLVAGLSALYAVGIVVFQAIENATGGWGLGLNYFRVPWLLDGSWYLTLLTSFVLLTLMFVYGMWYGLIYRRAAVLGVTLFTAAQVLILVGGVLLLSWTDSWPKLGTFFSTLTVGGVTGVIALLVCLAGAGGFATMRRVTV, from the coding sequence ATGAACACCCTGGTCAACGTCGCGCGCTACCACCTGGTGGACCGGCTCCAGTTCCTGGTCCTCCCGGTCGGCGTCACGTTCTTCGCGTTCCTGGTGAATCTCACCATCTTCGCGGTGATCCCCGAGACACCCGAGGAGAACTACTCCGGCGGCCTGTTCACGCTGTACGTGTTCATGTTCGTCTGCGGTGCCTTGAGCATGACGAAGTCGCTGCCGTTCGGGCTCGCGCTGGGCGTGTCGAGGCGGTCGTACTATCTGGGCACGATCCTCCTGGTCGCCGGGTTGTCCGCGCTGTACGCGGTGGGGATCGTCGTGTTCCAGGCGATCGAGAACGCGACCGGCGGCTGGGGACTCGGCCTCAACTACTTCCGGGTGCCCTGGCTGCTCGACGGTTCCTGGTACCTGACCCTGCTCACGTCGTTCGTGCTGCTGACGCTGATGTTCGTCTACGGCATGTGGTACGGCCTGATCTATCGGCGCGCCGCGGTCCTGGGCGTGACCCTGTTCACCGCCGCGCAGGTCCTGATACTGGTGGGCGGGGTGCTGCTGCTCAGCTGGACCGATTCCTGGCCGAAACTCGGCACGTTCTTCAGCACGCTGACCGTCGGCGGCGTGACCGGGGTGATCGCGCTGCTGGTCTGCCTCGCCGGGGCGGGCGGGTTCGCGACGATGCGCCGCGTCACCGTCTGA
- a CDS encoding ABC transporter ATP-binding protein — MTPTISTTGLTRRYGDHLALGDVSVDIEEGKITGLLGRNGAGKSTFLRIVTAQEFASAGSVRVFGESPVENERVLKRLVLVREDQQFPDFKVRHALSTASWFYPNWDAELADTLLRDFDLPTKRPIKKLSRGMRSALSITIGLAARAELTLLDEPYAGLDAVARQLFYDRLLDDYSTHPRTILLSTHLIDEVADLLEHVVMIDKGRVVLDAAADELRGSAVTVSGPALAVDDFVTGRRVLHRRKIGSRASVTVADALDAASKAKATALHLKLEPLSLQQLMVHTSNGQTAEEASA; from the coding sequence ATGACGCCGACCATTTCGACCACCGGCCTGACCCGGCGCTACGGCGACCATCTCGCGCTCGGCGATGTCTCGGTCGACATCGAAGAAGGCAAGATCACCGGCCTGCTGGGCCGCAACGGCGCGGGCAAGAGCACCTTTCTGCGCATCGTCACCGCGCAGGAGTTCGCCAGCGCGGGCTCGGTCCGCGTGTTCGGCGAGAGCCCGGTGGAAAACGAGCGGGTGCTGAAGCGCCTGGTACTCGTCCGCGAAGACCAGCAGTTCCCGGATTTCAAGGTGCGGCACGCGCTTTCGACCGCGTCGTGGTTCTATCCGAACTGGGACGCGGAACTCGCCGACACGCTGCTCCGCGATTTCGACCTGCCGACGAAGCGCCCGATCAAGAAGCTCTCGCGAGGGATGCGCTCGGCGCTGTCCATCACGATCGGACTCGCGGCGCGTGCGGAACTCACGTTGCTCGACGAGCCGTACGCGGGCCTCGACGCCGTCGCGCGCCAACTGTTCTACGACCGGTTGCTCGACGACTACTCGACCCACCCGCGCACGATCCTGCTCTCCACGCACCTGATCGACGAAGTGGCCGATCTGCTGGAGCACGTGGTGATGATCGACAAGGGCCGCGTCGTCCTCGACGCGGCGGCCGACGAACTGCGCGGCTCGGCCGTCACGGTCTCGGGTCCCGCCCTCGCGGTGGACGACTTCGTCACCGGGCGCCGGGTGTTGCACCGCCGCAAGATCGGTTCGCGGGCTTCGGTCACCGTCGCCGACGCGCTCGACGCCGCTTCGAAGGCGAAGGCGACGGCCCTGCACCTGAAACTCGAGCCGCTTTCCTTGCAGCAACTGATGGTGCACACCTCCAACGGACAGACCGCAGAGGAGGCGTCCGCATGA